From a region of the Rhipicephalus microplus isolate Deutch F79 chromosome X, USDA_Rmic, whole genome shotgun sequence genome:
- the LOC119175901 gene encoding endoribonuclease LACTB2 — translation MTTLIPKVSKLTSRIIRVLGCNPGPMTLQGTNTYIIGTGKQRILLDTGEPNVPEYIETLKSVLREQGISLQQIIVSHWHLDHVGGVDEIRRQVQPGCTVKKYAFRDDKAEHSFQYLKDGEWIRTEGASLKVIATPGHTQDHIVLYLDEEDALFSGDCILGEGSAVFEDFHSYMGSLNAILAIKPSIIYPGHGPVITDPEKKIKEYIEHRLQRERQILDCLPEADAGYKSISGIVEEIYKETPAHLHAAAARNVEHHLNKLIKDGKVVKRATDNSYGRV, via the coding sequence ATGACGACGCTCATTCCAAAGGTATCGAAGTTGACGTCTCGCATTATTCGAGTTCTAGGATGCAACCCAGGCCCGATGACTCTGCAGGGAACTAATACATATATCATTGGGACTGGAAAGCAGCGCATATTGCTCGATACCGGAGAGCCAAATGTCCCTGAGTATATCGAGACCCTCAAAAGCGTTTTGCGAGAACAAGGCATATCGCTACAGCAAATAATCGTTAGCCACTGGCATTTGGATCACGTTGGTGGTGTGGACGAAATACGGCGACAAGTTCAGCCAGGGTGTACCGTGAAGAAGTACGCGTTTCGTGATGACAAGGCGGAGCATTCTTTTCAGTACCTAAAGGACGGAGAGTGGATCCGTACTGAAGGAGCGTCTCTCAAGGTAATCGCCACCCCAGGCCACACGCAGGACCACATAGTACTGTATTTGGACGAAGAAGACGCCTTGTTCAGTGGAGACTGTATATTGGGTGAAGGGTCGGCGGTGTTCGAAGACTTCCATTCCTATATGGGCTCTTTAAACGCCATTCTAGCGATCAAACCGTCTATTATTTATCCGGGACACGGACCTGTGATTACAGACCCGGAGAAGAAGATAAAGGAATACATTGAGCACCGGCTTCAAAGAGAAAGACAGATTCTCGACTGTCTGCCAGAAGCGGACGCTGGATACAAATCAATCTCGGGCATAGTCGAAGAGATTTACAAGGAGACACCTGCTCATCTTCACGCAGCAGCTGCACGGAACGTGGAACATCACCTGAACAAGTTAATTAAAGACGGGAAAGTTGTGAAAAGGGCCACCGACAACAGTTATGGACGGGTGTGA